In the genome of Mercurialis annua linkage group LG8, ddMerAnnu1.2, whole genome shotgun sequence, the window TAGAGTTATTTAATCCAGTTTTTACTTGTTTGAGCAAAAAAACCgcaaaactttttatttttatatcagaTAATCTCATAATTATATTGTAAAGCACAAATCGGAGATTGGAGAtgcgaaataaaaattaaaaaaatttctaattattgcgataaaattatcctaaatttattttttgtgagGTTATCTAactcaaaaatgaagagttttggagttAGTTGATGAAACAAGTATAAACTGGGATAAATTTACCTTGTATCACAAGTTCAGGAGGCACGTTGACCCTTTATTCTTTGTGAAATAGTAGTACAATTGGGAAAATAGTCAAATATGTCCTTCATATTTGGTTCGAAGGTCAAGTTAGTCCCCATATTTAAAAAACTGCTTAAACGcatttgatatttataaaatagttcAAATAAATCCCTCATTTACGTGACAGTATTTCATTGATCCAGTTCTCTTgcaaaagtgtatatctcaaaaaccAACTTCCACCCACTCTTTTATTACCACATTAGGTGGATcaaaaaatggttaaaataaaagttatatagcattactcttCTAATACAGTTGGAAAGatcattcatttttatttatgtagAATTTGACGAGGCCAATGAtaaaaccgaaatattatttcAACTCAGACTAAGCAACATATAAATAATGgatatataaatatcatttgtataaaatttatattaataaaaacaatgacAAATGTTACTGTAATTTTCAATAATAAACCCAAATAACATagtgtttacaccggcccagaAAATTACTGGGTAGAACCTCATGTGGGCTTATTAGGGATCCAGGCCCAACGAAGagccttttttatttttgcttttcTGTTTTATTAGGAGGttgtagctcattaggagtgattttcttttagagtcttagtcctagttgaattaggagtcttgattatgaggagctataaatagctcagagcatCATTATTTTTGacatcaacaaatcaatcaatcaaaaaccaagcacagtgctttttatcttgcaatctccggattgttttaatttaggagtagttttcggtattaatctcgcctgagttcttaactcccagattattactctttagatcacgtggttaagtgtttttaaccaaacaagccctgcgaatatctacataggttcgttaaagcatcaaacctcaaaccgatcccgactataaattcaaagattcgagtccggaatatttccaggcgaacatcttttgtcgactccactggggaccagtttatggttagcacaaaaacggactttaaggacgatttcaggcacgctcggtccatacgccgacaacaacggaAGGAAGGTGACATAATACACGAATCAGATTCGGATAGATCGAaaaccatggccaaggacaaacaggtgaaccaatcaagCAAGGTGCCGAATACAACGGATACCGAGGGGAACCTGCCTAAGGACAAGATCGACGACGTGACCGATGATATGATAGACTACTCACGTCAGCTTCCTCCCTCTCGCCCTTTTTTATCACAGGCCGAtttctcggccatgaggggcgagataGCGCAGGAGAACAGGCAGatgttcgacggtgctatgcatcagatgtccgaagtaatgaggaacatcatggcgACCAAACGTCGGTCCAAAGGCAGATCCAAGGAAACTTGGACggcctcaacaaggcaatggaaaacctggggcgattattttctgggcaATCCACCGCCGATCAGGGGTACAGGagggccgaacagaaccaaacaccgtgccgttttggtcaaccaggtggttcggccgaacaacaacccaacaagATGGGATACACATATGGTTCCGTTAAGCTTTTGACGAGGAACGAGGCCGAATTctcaggaagggccgatcaccCGGGGGCAAGCTCGTCAAACCCACAAGGCGAAgctagaccacaagggggagcTACTGGAGCCAATACCCAGGAGCCCAACGTGGGCGAACGATCATACTCTGAGGGAGGCGAtccaaatatatacaatcaagggcAACTCGTGGACATGCTAGAGAGGCTCGGGGTGGACCTGCGACCTATGCCTCGCCCATCGTACATGAAACCATATCCagactggatcgacaagttatatCCTTTCCCAAGGGGGTATAAAGTGCCGGAGTTTAGTCTATTTTCAGGCGAGGAGAAGGGGCAATCTacggttgaacatgtcgcccggtTTTCGGCCCAATGCGGCGAAGCAGCTGCTCACGATTTCTGGAAGCTCCGGCTTTTCGTCAGCTCCTTGACAAAAATGGCGTTTACGTGGTACTCTAGATTGTCGCCCAATTCGGTGGACACGTGGAAGGACctcgaaatcctcttccatgagGAGTTTTACAGGGCACCACCTGACGTCACCCTGGCCGACCTCGCCCGAATCTCGCAGCTACCGAGCGAATCGGCAGAaaagtatatcggccgatttagaaacctcaggactaggtgctccaccaaaatgtcagaggccgattgcgtgccgatggtggtaagagggatgagtttcgccatgagggaTCATTTCGAGGGCCATAGGTTTCGTGACTTGTTCGAGCTAACGAACATGGTGACGAGCTACGAAAGACTCCTCCAGGAgaaagaacagaggagaggcgCTTCTAAAGGGACCTATTACAAAGACCAGCTTGACGTGGCCGTGGTGTCCGACAGTGAGGATAGCGGTTCcgaagatgaagtcaacatggccgaatttttgggaacgaaacccctggaatgttcggccttgcgaaagcctggCTTTCTTAAGAGAAATAAAACTGCGGTGGTACAAAAGGAGTATTCGTTCGACCTGACCAAAGCGGACGACATATTTGATGCCTTGTTGAAGGATGGACAGATCGCCTTAAGCGAAGGTCATGCAATTCCACCGTCGGAGGAGCTGGTCGGTAAAGATTATTGCAAGTACCACAATTCCTGGAGGCACAGCACGAACAATTGCGTAAATTTCAGAAACGTGATCCAGAAGGCGATTAACGAAGGAAAACTTCTGTTCCCAACGAAGAAAGAGGCCGATGCTAAATACGTGTCTATTAACACCGTTCGGCCCCACTTTGATAGCTACCTAGAGCAAGGGTAGATACGAAGCAAGTGGAACCCTAGAAGGCCCAAGCCGAGAGTAGAGACCGATGGTTCAAAGTGGCGAGGAGAAAAAGGACGACCTCAGCTACAGAAGAGGAAGCGATACAGCTCGCCCACTGCAGATATGACTTGCCCATCATGCAGTACGTGTTTTAAGGTCAAGGAAGGCGAGAacacgaggaagcatcccaagacctttaaaccGAAATCGCCCACAGAGcagtggcagaggcatgagCCACAGCGGAGGCCTACCACTAACGTATTCAAGAGgatatttcggccaacggaggagacccctcgtatgacgaaaacccagaagaggcgaatgcaaaggctgcGACAAGAGTCGCGGGCGAATCACGGGGCAGAAGCGGCGCCCAGAGAGCAGCGCGGAAATAGGCCAATAGTCGAGAGATTGGGGGCAAGGAACCAGGCCGATACAGATACCAAATCGCCTGATAGGCGAAATGCCAAGGTAAGGAAGGTATGGATGCCAAAGGGCGATAAACAGGTGGCCGATGTGGCCGTCACGGCAGTAGTTAACGAGAAGGACGAAGATTCCAGCGGCCGATCATCCTATAAGGACGTACTCGTATCGCATCAGGGTGGCCAGCTTAAAGCAAGATTGCCCAAAGGCCGCGAGGTCGTCGTCTCGCACAAGAAGGGAGTGTTGAAAGCTTGGGTCCCAGTGGTGAGGGACGAATACGGAGTAAAGGTGGTCACGCTCCCCAACTCATACAGAAGTAAGCCAGGGCAGAAGGCGACATTGGAAGGCGATGTAATCGTGCCGGAAGGACATAGCGCCGACAGTACCGCGGTAGTATCTCTTAGCAAGCCTCCAATAAGGATGATCAGGCACATTCGGCCACTGTACATCAAGGCCGATTTAAACGGGGTATCGATTAACAGGGTCCTTATTGATAACGGGGCTGGCGTTAACATACTACCGGTGAAAATGCTCAAAAAACTGGGCATAACGCGGGATCAGCTTGACCCGACCGATGTTTACATGACTGACTTCGCGGGAGGCGAGACGCCGGCTGAAGGGTACATCACCCTCCGAATCAAGGTAGGGCGAGtagaaaccgaagaagggtttttcgtggtcaacgcccggagcaactacaacattttgctcggccgcgattggatacactccaacatGTGTATACCGTCGACCATGCATCAAATGCTCTTCATATGGCGAGATGACGGCGAGGCCGAAGTTGTTCAGGGCGACCCCAACCCCTTCGGCGAAGACCACAATGTGCTTGAAGCACGTTAATATGATGAGGAAGTGCGCAACCCCAACCCCTTCGGCCTGTATCAGTGACCCtcgggggcaaaggccgatccaccatcctcaGAGATTCACAATGATGACACGACATAAAGAATTGAGGGAGAAAATTAGACAGCTGACCTCGCTATATGATATTTcatcggccgaatgcatctaCGAGGACCAAGATCAAGACCCGACAGGATCATTGCGAATTGAGGACATACGGCTGGCAACCGGGAAACTAGAAGATGATCCCGCCCAAGTACAAGACGACATCTTTGAGGTGAATCTGGGGACAGATGATTCGCCGAAGCCGATATATATCAACGCAGGACTGGACGAGGGATTCAGAGAACAACTGGTCGCCCTACTCGTGGAGTTCCGCGACTGTTTTGCCTGGTCGTATGATGAGATGCCGGGCCTTGACCCTGATATCGCCGAGTATAAACTTCCATTGAAAAGTGGGtttcggccatttcggcaaCCTCCCCGGCGAATGTCCAGGGAAGTGGATACTCTCATCCAGGATGAGATTAAGCGGCTGGAAGATGCCAAGTTTATTCGGGAAGCCCAGTACACCGAGTGGCTCTCTAACATCGTACCAgtgatgaagaaaaacgggAAGCTACGAGTGTGCGTAGATTTTCGAAACCTCAACCTGGCCACACCCAAGGACGAATACCCGATGCCGGTGGCCGATATGCTGATCGACAGGGCAGCTGGAcacacgatactcagtttcctcgaTGCGCACTCTGGATACAACCAAGTCCCAATCAGCAAGGAggacatctccaaaacggcttttagatgccccgggccgatcggagcgtacgaatgggtagtgatgcctttcggcttgaaaaaCGCAGGGGCAACATACCAGAGGGCAATGAACAAAATGTTCAGAGGCCTTGACTGCCTTGAGGTTTGCATCGACGATGtcgtaatcaaatcaaataccgGCGAAATCCATCTAGCCGACCTCCGGAAAGGTTTCGAACGTATACGACGCAATGGGTTAAAGATGAATCATCTGAAATGCGCATTCGGcgtttcggctggaaacttcttgggtttcttggttcaccagcggggagtagaaatagacaagaacaaagccaaggcgattatcaatgctgaacaacccaaaaccaagaagcagctccagaggctcatcggtcaaatcaaTTTCTTAAGAAGATTCATAGCGAACACAGCGGGCCGGCTTCgcagctggagtgttttgctGAGAGGAAAAGAGACCGATGAGTGGATATGGACGGACGAGCAACAGAGGGTGTTCGACGATTTAAAAGGTTACTTAGCAAAACCTCCGGTTATGACCCCTCCAAAGCCGAATAAACCGTTATTACTATATCTATCGGCTGCACACGAATCTCTaggatgtatgctcgcccaagaggacgatGAGATTGAGAGAGCAGTCTACTATTTGAGCCGAGGACTGACGGGCACAGAAATTCAttataccgacatagaaaaaatgtgtctatgcATGTACTTCACGTGCTGCAAGCTGCGATACTATATGTTGCCGGTCGTAGTGTATGTTTTGtcccagaccgatatcattaagtatatctTATCAAAACCATACCTAAGGAATCGGATTGGAAAATGGGCGATTGCAATGTCCGAATTCACATTGGTGTATGTTCCCcaaagagcagtaaaaggacaagtGTTGGCAGATTTCTTGGCCGATCACCTTGGTATTACCCTCAAGGAAGAAACAGTCACGTTCTTCGACATCACCGTGTGGAAGATGTGGTTCGACGGATCCAGGacaagccagggggcaggcgcgggagtacacatcgtcacgcccttgggggcatcctaccagttgtcattcagactccagttcgaatgcaccaacaatcaggcagaatatgaggccctcatATTCGGTTTCGAGGTTTTAGCCGAGCTAGGGGCAAGGGCGATCAGCGTAAAAGGAGATTCTTTGCTAGTCATTAAACAAGTGACAGGAGAATTCAAATGCGAGTCCGAGCTATTGGGAAggtattgcaacaaggcgaaacacttgaTCGAAGGCTTTCAGGATACAAGGATAGAATACACAGAGAGGGCTGATAACGGCGTTGCAAATGACCTAGCTCAGCACGGTAGTGGTTACAAGGTGAACCGAGAGTTCGACGCTATAGAGAGGGAAACGCCGAATCTCCACACCGGGGGCATCACGATCGACGAAAGACAATTCTCGGTTTACCAGCTGGACgtcacccaagattggagggTCGAGCTCCTGAAATGGTTCGAAAAGCCAGATCTCACGGATAGGAGGTTGAGAACGTTGGCCCTGAATTACGTTGTGTTAGCCGGCGAACTATATAAGAAAGGCTTTGAAGGGCTACTCTTCAGGTGCATCGGTCCAAAAGAAGCCATGCTTGTAATGGCCGAGGTACACGAAGGAATAGCAGGTGCTCACCAGGCGGGTCCCAGAATGAGGTGGTTGATCCACAAATACGGTTTTTActggccgaaaatggaacagGACTGCGTGAGATATGCCAAAGGTTGTGAAGCCTGTTAAAAATTCGGCCCAATACAACACGTCCCGGCCGAAGACCTGCATTCCATTATCAAGCCGTGGCCATTCAGAGGATGGGCAGTCGACCTGATAGGGAAGATATACCCTGGCTCGTCAGACGGTCATACTTTTTGTGATTATCGCCACATGCTATTTTACCAAATGGGTCGAAGCTAAACCTTTGAAGTCACCGACACAAGAAGCGGTGATCAAGTTCTTCAAAGAATACATCGTCCACCGACACGGGTTACCCGAGTCTATAACCACagatcaagggacgatgttcacaGGAGGCGACATAAGTTGGTGGGCCtcccaaatgaagataaaaatgttaCATTTAACGCCGTACTACGCCCAAGC includes:
- the LOC126662044 gene encoding uncharacterized protein LOC126662044, giving the protein MGYTYGSVKLLTRNEAEFSGRADHPGASSSNPQGEARPQGGATGANTQEPNVGERSYSEGGDPNIYNQGQLVDMLERLGVDLRPMPRPSYMKPYPDWIDKLYPFPRGYKVPEFSLFSGEEKGQSTVEHVARFSAQCGEAAAHDFWKLRLFVSSLTKMAFTWYSRLSPNSVDTWKDLEILFHEEFYRAPPDVTLADLARISQLPSESAEKGMSFAMRDHFEGHRFRDLFELTNMVTSYERLLQEKEQRRGASKGTYYKDQLDVAVVSDSEDSGSEDEEYSFDLTKADDIFDALLKDGQIALSEGHAIPPSEELVGKDYCKYHNSWRHSTNNCVNFRNVIQKAINEGKLLFPTKKEADAKYVSINTVRPHFDSYLEQG
- the LOC126662045 gene encoding uncharacterized protein LOC126662045: MQRLRQESRANHGAEAAPREQRGNRPIVERLGARNQADTDTKSPDRRNAKVRKVWMPKGDKQVADVAVTAVVNEKDEDSSGRSSYKDVLVSHQGGQLKARLPKGREVVVSHKKGVLKAWVPVVRDEYGVKVVTLPNSYRSKPGQKATLEGDVIVPEGHSADSTAVVSLSKPPIRMIRHIRPLYIKADLNGVSINRVLIDNGAGVNILPVKMLKKLGITRDQLDPTDVYMTDFAGGETPAEGYITLRIKCATPTPSACISDPRGQRPIHHPQRFTMMTRHKELREKIRQLTSLYDISSAECIYEDQDQDPTGSLRIEDIRLATGKLEDDPAQVQDDIFEVNLGTDDSPKPIYINAGLDEGFREQLVALLVEFRDCFAWSYDEMPGLDPDIAEYKLPLKSGFRPFRQPPRRMSREVDTLIQDEIKRLEDAKFIREAQYTEWLSNIVPVMKKNGKLRVCVDFRNLNLATPKDEYPMPVADMLIDRAAGHTILRATYQRAMNKMFRGLDCLEVCIDDVVIKSNTGEIHLADLRKGFERIRRNGLKMNHLKCAFGVSAGNFLAGRLRSWSVLLRGKETDEWIWTDEQQRVFDDLKGYLAKPPVMTPPKPNKPLLLYLSAAHESLGCMLAQEDDEIERAVYYLSRGLTGTEIHYTDIEKMCLCMYFTCCKLRYYMLPVVVYVLSQTDIIKYILSKPYLRNRIGKWAIAMSEFTLVYVPQRAVKGQVLADFLADHLGITLKEETVTFFDITVWKMWFDGSRTSQGAGAGAEYEALIFGFEVLAELGARAISVKGDSLLVIKQVTGEFKCESELLGRYCNKAKHLIEGFQDTRIEYTERADNGVANDLAQHGSGYKVNREFDAIERETPNLHTGGITIDERQFSVYQLDVTQDWRVELLKWFEKPDLTDRRLRTLALNYVVLAGELYKKGFEGLLFRCIGPKEAMLVMAEVHEGIAGAHQAGPRMRWLIHKYGFYWPKMEQDCGRYTLARQTVILFVIIATCYFTKWVEAKPLKSPTQEAVIKFFKEYIVHRHGLPESITTDQGTMFTGGDISWWASQMKIKMLHLTPYYAQANGQAEATNKTIKLIVQKMIEENPRQWHVFLSEAVWANRTSQKSATGTSPFRLVYGYDAMLPMELTVTSTRRKYQSELSKDDYFDKMVIDSLDFDEERLTALDHLEAQKRRVERAYNKRVKRKTFSVGDIVWKAVLPIGHKDTRLGKWSPNWEGPVIVVSKLTGGAYLLANIDGEEHDRAINGQFLKKYVPSCWEGVARRLFGANEE